The nucleotide window GCAAATGCTTTGATTGTTGGAGTCCCAATTGCAACGatgaacttcgcaaatgcgaaggtcccccTCCCCGCcctttgatcgcaaatgcgatgctcgcatttgcgagccagacttcgcaattgtgaagtctGCAGATCTGCAACACAACAGCTAATTCTTTAAGTTTCAaaacactctgtggcctatccaaaactcacccgagcctttggggctctaaaccaaacatgcacacaagtttaaaaacatcatacggacttgctcgtgtgatcaaatagccaaaataacatctcaaacaacgaatttagcaccaaaactcatgaaattttcaatatagtttaaacttcttattttctcaaccaatggtccaaatcacgtcaaattacTTCCGTTTTCCACCAAATTTCATATATATGGTCTAAATACCAAaacggacctgtaccgggctccggaaccaaaatacgggctcggtaccaacaagatcaaatctaTTTAGATTTCCAAACACCATTAcattttcagttaaacaattttcttcaaaaattcatttctcgggctagggacctcggaattcaatttcgagcatacgcccaagtccaaaattttaCTATGGACCCTGCGAGACCATCGGAACACAGgttcgggtccatttacccaaaatattaaccgaagtcaactaaaatcatctttttaagccaaaatcattatttctaaaaaatttcatACAAAAGCTTTCCGGTATCGAGCcgggactgtgcatgcaaatcgaggagagataaaagaaagttttcaaggcctcaaaacacaaaaatggattccaaaacaaaagattaccttttgggtcatcacataaaccaacatataatcCCTTGTCCTTTTCATATACTTTATTATATGTTTAACGACAGTCCAGTGTTCTCATCCAGGGTTAGATTTAAATCTAATAACCATACTAACAACAAAGCAGATATCAATTCTAGTGCATACTATAGCATACATGAGACTCCCTACAGCAGAAGCATAAAGGGACCGCGTTCATCTTTTCTATCTCATTAGTCGTTTTTGGGGACTGATCTTTCGACAGAGAGATTCCATGTCTAAAAGGGAAAAAGGCATTCTTGGAATCTTACATGCTAAACCTGGTGAGAATAGTATCAATATAAAGTGCTTGGGATAAACCTAATATCCTTTGCTTGCGATCTCGCATAAGCTTGATCCCAAGGATATGTACCGCAtgtcccaagtctttcatatcaaaacgCGAGGATAACCATTCCTTTACTGAATTcaacatgctcacattattttCTGTGATCAAAATATAATCCACGTACAAaaccaaaaatttaattttatctCCATCCCACTTCTTATAGACACAAAACTCATTTTCACATTGATCAAAACCGAAGGTTTTAATCGATGCGTCAAAACAACTATTCCATGCTCCAGaagcttgtttcaatccataaaTGGATTTCTTTAATTTACACAACATGTGCTCATTGCCACTTTTTATGAAACCAACTGGTTGTGCCATATAGATGCACTCATCAAGACTTCCATTAAGAAAAGccgtcttgacatccatttgccaaATATCATAATCATAATGAGCAGCAATGTATAAGAGAATCCTAATTGATTTAAGCATGGCTACTGGTGAAAAGGTTTCCTCATAATAGATCCCTTCTTTTTGAGTAAACCCTTTTGCAACAAGCCTAGCTTTAAAATTTTGCACTTTTCCATCCACTCCTCTCTTTTTATTATAGATCCATCTACAACCAATGGGTTTGACTCCAGTAGGTGGTTCTACAACATCCCAGACTTGATTGGAGTACATGAATCCATTTTAGATTTCATAGAAGCAACCCATTTATAGTATATGTATCCTGTAGTGCGTCGTTGTAATTAATAGGTTCTGTATTAGGCTTTTCAGGGATTCTATCATAATATTCTCCCAAGAGCGCAAACCTGAGAGGTTTTTTAATAATTCTCCTACTACGACTAGTCACTACAGGTGCAGTCtgattttgattttgaatttgaCTCATAACATCATTTTTTGGAACTGAGGCCTCAATGTTATACTCCACACCATGCGGTGTTGGGATATCATTAACTTCTTCATGGAGTGCAGGCTGCAGAACAATTTTAGGCTGCTCAACAATCTGAGGTTGCTCAACATTACTCCCACTACTTTGGGGTATTAAGATATCAGGCAATTGCTCTTCTGCATTTTGCTGCCTATTGACATTTCTCCCACAATGATAATGCAGTGGTATGTCAATACTGGCTTCCGAGATACGTTCTAGAGATGAGTCATTAGTTACTCCATTACTTAATTCCTGTAAATCTAGTTTACTTCTAAGAATATGGTTCATTAAATAGTCCTCTTCTAAAAATCTGGCATTTGTCGTAACAATTACCTTCTTTTCTCtgggaaaataaaataaaccgCCTTTAGTTCCTTTTGGATATCCAATAAAAATGCATACTTCTGTCCTCGATTCCAAtttattctcttttcctttcagcACATGTTCTAGACAACCCCAAAACCCGAATGTTTCATAAACTTGGCTTGCGCCCAGTCCACAATTCTACTGGAGATGAAGGTACTGACTTTTGAATGAACCAAATTTAGAATGTAATTTGTTGTTTCTAAAGCACATTTCTAAAAGGAAGAAGACAAATCGGAATAACTTAATATTGATCTAACCATTTCCATAAGGgtcctatttcttctttctgccacaccattttgttATGGTGTTCATGGAGAAGATAATTGAGATGTAATTCCACAACATTCTGAAAGGTATTCACCACCACGAGTAGATCGCAatgttttgatatatttattatatCGTTTCTCTGTTTCCGACTTAAATTCTTTGAATTTCTCAAAGCATTCAAACTTACGGCGCAATCGATAAATGTATCCATATTTAAGTAATCATATATGAAAGTaacaaaatactcaaaaccacctcTTGCTTGTATATTCATAGGCCATACAAATCAAAGTGAATTAATTCTAACTTATCGTCGGCTCTGTTTCCTTTTGAGGAAAAATGTCTCTTGGTCATTTTACCTTCTAAATAGGATTCACAAGTTGGCAGTGACTCCACTTTCAATGAACTCAAAGGTCCATCAGAGACCAATCTTGAAATCCTATTTAGATTTATATGACCTAGACGTAAGTGCCACAAATAAGTTTGGCTTAATTCAGAAATACATTTTCTTTTATGTGGCAGATTAatgttatttaatttttttggttgTTGTAGCACATGAGGAGATATGTCAAGAATAAAAAGGTCATGTATTCTAGTAGCAGTGTAGATAAAACGTTTATTAAACTTAATAACAACAGAGTTATTAGCAAAATAAACATTATAACCAACATCCATTATCTTTGAAACCGAAATAAAATTCCGTCTAATAGAAGGTACATAGAGAACATCTTTCAAAACTAAAACTCTATTACTACTAAATGAAAATCTAATATCTCCTAATACTAAGGGTAGTGTTGGCTCGCCATTGTCTTGAAAAATGCAAACTTCATTCTCACTTCGCAGTCGCGTTTCCTGAAACCCCTGCAAAGTAGTGCATATATGATTAGTGGCTCCTGAATTTACACACCAAAACATGGTAGAGCCAGCCGCTAAATAAGTTTCAACgacatttaaatttgaattacctTGCTTATTCAACTTTGCCAGATAGGCATGGCATTGCTTTTTGTGATGCCCAGGTTGCTTGCAATGATAGCACTTTCCTTTGGGCTTTTTCACACCAGCCGCACCTCCAGGTTCCAAAACCTTTTGAGCCTTCttctttttgtcacgacccaaaatccgttaatAGGGCGTGATGACACCGGACACTACTGTCAGgtaagccaacactaaatagttaattaaattctcattttaatatttttgaaaccataaatttctttcaatttaactagtaaaagatgaactttaaagaataataataatgttttccaatttcaatactaaatatcccataatcatcctagaacccggtgtcgcaagtgcatgagcatttactagaaaataaaataaaatacaataaccgtctggaatacaaatttggacagaaaagaaaaatagaaatactCTGAATGAGACTCTGCTGGATGCGGATCgtacataagatgcagctcacctattaTATCCCGTACTTATTAGGATAAGttgtagtaatccatatgagcttgaagggattaagaccattcatgagattatagaggatttgtgactatgttattgtaagatcccgtaagtttaacaaccttgataccgttatatacatttgatatggtattttgagtggaacatttttgtaaaaaaatggtttgaaaattatgattttatatagttattaaaagGAGGttatctttttatcattttaagaattaagcgtacgaaaatttgtactctttatatagGATTAGGAAAATTATAACTTGAGAAAATTTGTTCAATACTTGCACGGTAGAGAGTATGTCTAAATTAGAAACAGAGATTAGTCTTATCTTATGTTCACGTGTGACCTATTTAAAGGAGTAGATTGATGATTCATAAGTCAAGTTCCTAATGTGGAAATAGTACAAAAACACTATATGATTAATATGTATTAATGGGTGACATCTAGAAAATAAGGATGGACCCCACTATCCACTAACTAAACTATTACTTTCACTTTTGGTAGATACACTCATGTCTTAAAATATACATGTCTAGTATGTCTATCACAAGCAGCATCTTAGCAGATATAGAGAAAATACATATTTTACTTCTTATCAACATAGATTAGAAGCATGTCCCCTCAATTTGAGCTACAATGTTTGAAGTTAAATATATCTCCTTGCATTGAACCAAAACATGAAGAACAATATAGATGTTATACCCACAACGGTTCCCTCCGGATGAtagaaatttggagatttcttcGTATTAAAGTAAGGTGGAAGAAGACTAGTTTTGGCAAACAAGATTAAGGAGATTGTTCATAGATACAAGTAGGAAGTTGACattaaaggtatgttaaggctaatccttttttcttttggcatggtccaagaaatgatacgtaaacgtaatgataTTCCATAAATGGTTTCACTCTTAGCACTGAAGGATGTCGATGTTATTCATTCCcctaaagtgatattcaagcatgtctaagtatgtatctagttccctattgaggtatttgataaagatgttattgtttataatatagtaatacatgcatcttcatgcatatgcatttaccaccgagctacggctggtcggacagtcatgcatttaccactatGCTACGGCCGTTTGGGCAGTTACCTATTTACCACTGTGCTACGCCCTGTCGGgtagtcatgcatattcatttaccaccatGCTATGGCTGGTTGAGCAGATATGCATTTATCACCGGGCTACAACTAGTCGGGTAGTTACCACCAGTTGGgaagttatgtatcattatttaccaacGATTggcagttatacatttaccaccATGCGAcggtcggtcgggcagttaccactgatcagttgggcagtcatgcatcatacgatatgtaTAATAGAGATATCTCAATGagaattattatatatatgtaagtataataagtatgcatatacggtggaacttcagagattcaggttgattcttatatgtctttaattaatgctgacttattgttatgtttcagttctgtcttacatactcagtacattattcgtactgacctccttttgttggggacgctgcattcatattgcaggtatagataatcagtttgacgagtgcttatagtagacgagattggcattcggCGAAGGAtgggtaagactccacctcattcggagtgcagccgagtctataagttATCGTGTCATAATTTTGCTATAGacagaggctttgtagacagaggttcatgtTGTATAATATGTCAGAGGTCTTGACGGCCCAtatatattcatgttttaagaaaagtgGTTTAATGATACAATATTTtctcacttatagttatacattatgagttgtggccatgtgggCCTATGATAGTACAAAAGGAATGAGTCCAGCTAACTCGaactatgtatgttctagtttttgtcgaacgatcatgagttacagagtggttcgctcgggccagcacaACACCAGTTGCCAGacacgcctccccaggttcggggcgtgacatcacCTAAGTCCCCGTGTGCAACCACGccgctgcgcccacaaggccactagacatacatgtgcatgtacaacaaaatgtacagcaagtgtagtatgagtacgaaaacaacgcaTGCCCAGTAAGTGtccagtctaatctcgaagaagtagtgacgagaggtcgactccgacacttactatggtcAACAATAATATGTTGATAATAtgaattttgtcacgacccgaatttcccaccctcgagagtcgtgatggcgcctactagtgaaagctaggcaagccaaccaactgaactatcTACCTTAGTTTCCATTTCTAATCTGATAACATTcaagagccaacaattagataacaatagaattgaataagcggaaggctgcattttaaagttttaataatacggctaataccaatccatacaaatctacccaagactggtgtcgcAACTTCACAGACtatctaggagtactacaaataaaggtctgaaagaaataaatacaacactgtctctagaAATACATGAAGGAAACAGGAATaatagatagaaggagacgccaaggcctgcggacgcctgcaggactacctcgggtcgcctgatgaacaagaaatagcaatctcactgcggtccaaagtctacagcactgggatctgcacaaaagagtccAGAGTGTattatcagtacaaccaaccccatgtgctggtaagtgcctagcctaacctcggtgaagtagtgacgaggctatgaccagactaccaaataaacctgtgcaatatagcgtacaaaaataataggaagcagataacaatgatgacaacaatgatcaaccaatgatatagatagcaggcaacaagaacaccgtaaatgtttctcaacaaataatagatacaagtgcaatcaattaatcaagtccttcaaatataaatctctataataatatgcttttcaatgaatatatttcctttaaataaatatctttcaaataagcatctttcgaatataattctttcgagtaaaagTCACCTTGTcacgcctcatttcataatcataaataatataggtctctgcccactttcatattttcacgtcACCTCTTGCCCATATTTATATCACAatcgcacgaacaactcatgtgccattaaataaaaccataatattttccccggcaccaTGTGCCCACAGATTTCTGTCTCACATTACACAACAATATCCTTATGTTACTCagttcataggttccataacccaatacaattaagaatgttcaaagagcctcattcacttaatataaagtagagtacaacttccaacccaattaggaaaccaacaagaaaagatgaagttgtttttagaaatcattttataaagaaaatacccttttcaattaaagtgcaaaatcgaatgaatcattacctttaatacaagaaatcaataaatgaaaacatagtagaaattcctttttaagtaaagtacaacctcaaacgatttaaggaaaatttaattgagaaataaattgagttaaaaatataacaaattctgaaatttgaagtattgaacatataaAAAAATAAGGTGAGGTATTGTAAAaactatggattccaacacaaaggatcacaacagtaaagggatctaaacagttaatacacttgaattgttaataacaagtaaacacatcgcatcacccttcgtgctttaacactctctcaccaaaacaatacacgacatcacccttcatgctttacactcttcctcacccaagcaacaatcacaagaaataagggtaaggaatctataacatcgaaataaaatcaagttaCAACAGAAAATTAGTTtataaacgtaaaggacaacataactcaattataattaggaaaaatcaaggacaagtgcacggcatcaccctttgtgcttttactctcgtcctcacccttcgtgcttttactctcatcctcaccataaaatcaatataatcagcacagaattgtacatcgtgcgatacgacatcacccttcgtgctttatactcttcctcacaaaatcatacacggcatcacccttcgtgctttaacactcttcctcaccaaatcatacacatcatcacccttcatgttttaacactcttcctcacccaaacaacaatcacaaggaataagggcaaggaaataaatgaaatcacaaataaaaaccggcaagggaacaatagtacgacaatcaaatcccggcatgggaaacaacatcaaaacaataacatcccggcaagggagacactatcatgattctctctctctcatttcttctttcacGTTTACttaacaactcaattcacaacttgagccactGCTCTACATTGTTCAACacttcaattctcaacttgagccaatgctctacaatgttcaacaattcattctcaacttgagccaatgctctaccatgtttaattaacaataatacttccacaagtcatattcctcaatagaaattatcatatagagcatatacaATACGAAATGGAGTCACATTAAttaaagtataagactcacgagcatgcttgacaccaacgtatagatactcatcaccatgcctatacgtcgtactcaacaaataacacataaaaaataagacacaactcctaatccctcaagctaaggttagaccaaacacttacctcgctttgcaaccaattcaaaattccaacaagcctttgcctcgcgaattcgtgcccgaaattctcaaatctagtcataaacaatttcattcagtcaataaaaattataggaattaattccatatgaaattctatattttccattaaaaatccgaaattgcactaaaaatttgccagtggggcccacgtctcggaacccaacaaaaatcatggaatatgaaacctcatccaaccataccaattttaccaaaatccgacatcaactcgaccctcaaatcttcaaattaaaccaagaggtttttcaaaatttttctaactaaaatcatcaattaaatgccaaaactagtaatagattcgggtaatctaaccaaaattaagttaagaacacttactccattgttttctctgaaaatctcccgaaaatcgcctctcctcgagctccaatttggtaaaaatggaaaatgggacgaagtcccatttccagaacttaacatACTGTCCAGAAAAAGGTCGGGGATTGTTTACGGACTGTTCATGGGTACTGTTTAtgggtactgttcacggatactgttCATGGCTACTGTTCACATGCTGTGGAAAAAATCAACAGCTGTCCAAAGAGAAAATTCAGCAGCCTTTTTATATCTGTTAacctttcgaaatccacccgaggccctcgggacttcaacaaaatacacaacaagtcctaaaacatgattcagacttagtcgaaacctcaaatcacatcaaataatgctaaaaccgtgaatcacaccccaattcaagcctactgAAACTAAGAACGTTCAaattctatattcgatgcaaaaacctatcaaatcaagtccgattaactttaaattttgcacaccagtcataaatgacatactgaagctatgaaaattttcagaactggattccggccccgatatcaaaaagtcaactatccggtcaaacttaagaaatctttagccttagatttctagattccgttaaatggcgataatttgatctagggacctccaaattcgctTTCGGGCATATGaacaagtcccaattcacgatacggaactaccggaatggtcaaaacttttatccgggttcgtttgcttaaaatgttgaccgaagtcaactcaattgagtttttaaagctctagttcaaaatttaatccattttttacataagaaccttccgaaaaattatacgaaGTGCGCATtcaagtcgaggaattattgatagcgcttttcaaggtcttaaaataccgagataattatttatattaaatatgacattttgggtcatcacaattaatCATGGATCTTATAAGACGACTGCAAATTCATTAGCATGAAtgaagtaaacaattcttttattattaggagatttccaaatttattttcatcttttaacaatttatatctttgGCCGATGAGGCTGCATCGATTATCAATAATTcaaaaacaatcaattaagtcatgcgCAATCATGTCGAGGTtgtacggcctgatccaacataatatttaattgTGCACTACCGGAGGGTCaaacggcatgaaccatagatgcatctatttaatctgccgaggcgttcggcccgttccacaaaagataaacacattcaaacaaccAAATCAAGAATTTATTAATgtttgatgttcaaagaaatatcaattctcaTTAATGGTCAAGTGACCCATCCAAAACCCAAGTaggtgaagtttaaccttttgaaaatcctttatcaagttccaatatgttTTAAACGGTTAAAATAACAAGGAGGATGAAAGCATCgcaaatataatataatttaggtcctagactacccggacataaatagAATAGTAgatacacacggactctcgtcacctcgtgcgtatgtagccccccacaaatagaagcacatattgaattatttcactaatgggataaattccctcttacaaggttagaaaagagacttagcTCGCTCCGAAGCccactttccggtccaagattatgttcaaaccctcaattcggtgctGAACcaatttaaaattattaaaatagtgTATAAactaattaatacatgttcaaaaattcatattccaactattaagGTGCTTAACCAACCCTAATTGTAAGATTCCTGAAAttcacccctgggcccacgtgcccggattcccaAAATTTTCGAAGAATGTTGTTACCTATAACCTTATGaagtcaaatatatgattttgtgacgacccagccggccattttgagaattaacgccccgatcccctattattCTCTGTGTTTGTttttgctattgtgagttgccgggaggattcattttgagtttcggagtgttttgggacacttagtctctaaatgagagattatgctttagaatttggaccgtagtcagaacagtgtaaAGACGGtttcagaatggaattccgttgattccgttagctccgttgagtgattacaggcgaaagttgaatttttgaagattccggatcgatagtgagattttaatatcgaggtcggaatccggtt belongs to Nicotiana tabacum cultivar K326 chromosome 6, ASM71507v2, whole genome shotgun sequence and includes:
- the LOC107825554 gene encoding uncharacterized protein LOC107825554; amino-acid sequence: MNHILRSKLDLQELSNGVTNDSSLERISEASIDIPLHYHCGRNVNRQQNAEEQLPDILIPQSSGSNVEQPQIVEQPKIVLQPALHEEVNDIPTPHGVEYNIEASVPKNDVMSQIQNQNQTAPVVTSRSRRIIKKPLRFALLGEYYDRIPEKPNTEPINYNDALQDTYTINGLLL